In a genomic window of Streptomyces pristinaespiralis:
- a CDS encoding M16 family metallopeptidase: MTLPAPVAAGLDRFTLPNGLRVLLQHQPGIPRAAVSVHYGVGFRSEPPGREGFAHLFEHLMFRGSASLPGGRFYDHVHRLGSRANGTTHQDYTDYYQVAPAEALEQALFAEADRMRAPLFTEHHLAEQLAGVADEIHGATTDRPYGGLPWPLLPGVLFGRHANAHDGYGDPAALARTTIADCEEFFTAHYAPGNAVLTVVGAAEPDATRALIERHFGGIPARPHPLPPTLHEPLLTADRWARYQEPGVSATVLALGHRLPDPETDLPGYLAHAVLAALLNRHGAAALGLPSAAASCGFFGPLDARDPDPLVVTAVLPNGRSPEDVVGAITDRLRTWAEDPGLDDAVPRAARLMAVEHERAHGDIETRSRALGRLESLFGRAELLEEISGLIREVRTDQVADAARSLAQQPKAVLVIEPGARRTRPVPARPQPFRPSSTAAGGSAEGAGAFPRPGALPVPGPGGPLAPGRLPSRAVELAGGARAVAVADRRSPLVELRWRVPLGRAGWRSPAAARERLRAGARHTRAAARAEDFGGSFAIAADGEWIDVFGHAPAGRAVDWLRVLADLAPALGAEWSPLDRQGTPAPPRTPEEELDDRVRAELIEHAAVGAGTLIAVGALDPDTLVAQAADVLVPWTAEWEQSAPAPETARPPHAPYDGPPRELHTVDGTHVRLLLSVTERPVTGAADEAARFLATAAMGGFFGGRLAERFADRTVAGFEMYTGRDTVCGLPRAFLRGRVPADAVEEAWDGIRAEADRLAAEPFTEQELRPVRDFCAAQLLAAFDSPAARADLLRRTVSAGGDAELPLLLPGLLRAVAAEDVSRAAGRLFLPRAVPAAAH; the protein is encoded by the coding sequence ATGACGTTGCCCGCGCCGGTCGCCGCCGGCCTCGACCGTTTCACCCTGCCCAACGGACTGCGGGTCCTGCTCCAGCATCAGCCGGGCATCCCCAGGGCCGCGGTGTCCGTGCACTACGGCGTCGGATTCCGGTCCGAGCCTCCCGGCCGTGAAGGCTTCGCACACCTCTTCGAGCACCTCATGTTCCGCGGCAGCGCCAGCCTTCCCGGAGGCCGGTTCTACGACCATGTGCACCGGCTCGGCAGCCGTGCCAACGGAACCACGCACCAGGACTACACGGACTACTACCAGGTCGCCCCGGCGGAGGCCCTGGAGCAGGCGCTCTTCGCGGAGGCCGACCGGATGCGGGCCCCCCTGTTCACGGAGCACCACCTGGCCGAACAGCTGGCGGGCGTGGCGGACGAGATCCACGGCGCGACCACGGACCGGCCCTACGGCGGTCTCCCCTGGCCCCTGCTGCCCGGAGTTCTCTTCGGCCGGCACGCCAACGCCCATGACGGGTACGGCGATCCGGCCGCATTGGCGCGGACCACGATCGCGGACTGCGAGGAGTTCTTCACCGCGCACTACGCACCAGGCAACGCTGTCCTCACCGTTGTCGGCGCGGCCGAGCCGGATGCCACCCGTGCGCTGATCGAACGCCATTTCGGCGGTATTCCCGCACGGCCGCACCCGCTGCCGCCCACCCTTCACGAACCCCTTTTGACGGCGGACCGCTGGGCCAGGTACCAGGAGCCGGGAGTCAGTGCCACCGTGCTGGCCCTGGGCCACCGCCTGCCCGACCCGGAGACCGATCTGCCGGGCTATCTCGCCCACGCGGTACTGGCCGCACTGCTGAACCGCCACGGGGCGGCCGCCCTCGGCCTCCCCTCGGCTGCCGCGAGCTGCGGATTCTTCGGACCGCTGGACGCCAGGGACCCGGATCCGCTCGTGGTGACGGCCGTCCTTCCGAACGGCCGGAGCCCCGAGGACGTGGTCGGTGCGATCACGGACCGGCTGCGCACCTGGGCGGAGGATCCGGGTCTGGACGACGCCGTTCCCCGGGCGGCCCGGCTGATGGCGGTGGAGCACGAGCGCGCCCACGGGGACATCGAGACAAGGTCCCGCGCGCTCGGCCGGCTGGAGAGCCTGTTCGGCAGAGCAGAACTGCTCGAGGAGATCTCCGGGCTGATACGGGAGGTGCGGACCGATCAGGTGGCTGACGCGGCTCGTTCACTGGCGCAGCAGCCGAAGGCGGTCCTGGTCATCGAGCCCGGCGCCCGCCGCACACGCCCTGTTCCGGCACGTCCGCAGCCCTTCCGTCCGTCGTCGACCGCGGCGGGCGGATCAGCGGAGGGGGCCGGCGCGTTCCCACGCCCCGGGGCGCTGCCGGTTCCCGGCCCCGGTGGGCCGCTGGCCCCGGGACGCCTGCCCAGCCGCGCAGTGGAACTCGCCGGAGGCGCGCGTGCGGTCGCGGTCGCCGACCGCCGCTCCCCTCTGGTGGAACTGCGGTGGCGAGTGCCGCTCGGGCGGGCCGGATGGCGAAGCCCCGCCGCCGCCCGCGAACGGCTCCGTGCCGGCGCCCGGCACACGCGTGCTGCCGCGCGGGCCGAGGACTTCGGGGGATCGTTCGCGATCGCCGCCGACGGTGAATGGATCGACGTCTTTGGGCACGCACCGGCCGGACGGGCCGTCGACTGGCTGAGGGTGCTCGCCGACCTGGCGCCCGCCTTGGGCGCCGAGTGGTCGCCCCTCGACCGTCAGGGGACGCCGGCCCCGCCGCGTACCCCGGAGGAGGAGCTCGACGACCGTGTACGGGCGGAGCTGATCGAGCACGCCGCGGTCGGCGCCGGCACGCTGATCGCCGTTGGAGCACTGGACCCGGACACGCTCGTCGCTCAGGCGGCGGACGTGCTCGTGCCCTGGACCGCGGAGTGGGAGCAGTCCGCGCCCGCACCGGAAACCGCTCGGCCGCCGCACGCGCCGTACGACGGACCGCCGCGGGAACTGCACACCGTCGACGGCACTCATGTGCGGCTCCTGCTGTCCGTCACGGAGCGGCCGGTCACCGGCGCCGCCGACGAGGCGGCACGGTTCCTGGCCACCGCCGCCATGGGCGGCTTCTTCGGCGGCCGGCTCGCCGAGCGGTTCGCGGACCGCACCGTCGCGGGCTTCGAGATGTACACGGGGCGGGACACGGTCTGCGGTCTGCCACGCGCCTTTCTGCGCGGACGCGTGCCTGCCGACGCTGTGGAAGAAGCCTGGGACGGCATCCGCGCCGAGGCCGACCGGCTTGCCGCAGAGCCCTTCACGGAGCAGGAACTGCGACCCGTACGGGACTTCTGCGCCGCCCAGTTGCTCGCCGCCTTCGATTCCCCGGCCGCCCGTGCGGACCTGCTGCGACGAACGGTGTCCGCAGGAGGCGATGCCGAACTTCCCCTTCTTCTTCCCGGCTTGCTGCGTGCGGTCGCCGCCGAGGACGTATCCCGCGCGGCCGGGCGACTGTTCCTGCCGCGGGCCGTGCCGGCGGCCGCCCACTGA
- a CDS encoding phosphotransferase yields the protein MTLQTIEADAVTRYGTGLLRTEVRPLAGGLHQWRRTPGPYAPAPFVPVPRTLPVVTGPGARVVFGAADGVGRTYHLEGEHSVAYLLLTGGPGAVPPQALRDLGTTLRALHDVPPPASARAHGSRGLDRLDSWLTGRAPAPRAAQAAEQIRKALGDPAWATVRGWHQRVVGDTSTVLAHGAAGLGSLIAGSDGSATLLAGEDLSVLPWYVDIGWIIGELVELKWQLGGDPVAWQAHIDALCEGYGRDPGADWQWLAVLRIMLHVHDIAAYLDEPVDSFHQYADFLRFLIGLRGAVT from the coding sequence GTGACGCTCCAGACCATCGAAGCGGATGCGGTGACCCGCTACGGCACCGGCCTGTTGCGCACCGAGGTCCGTCCGCTGGCCGGAGGGCTCCATCAGTGGCGCAGAACTCCCGGCCCGTACGCCCCCGCTCCGTTCGTTCCCGTGCCGCGCACGCTTCCCGTCGTGACAGGTCCCGGTGCCCGTGTCGTCTTCGGCGCGGCCGACGGCGTCGGCCGCACGTACCACCTCGAGGGGGAGCACTCCGTCGCGTATCTGCTGCTCACCGGTGGGCCCGGTGCCGTGCCGCCGCAGGCGCTGCGGGACCTCGGTACGACGCTGAGGGCGCTGCATGACGTGCCGCCGCCGGCCTCGGCCCGTGCCCACGGGTCCCGCGGGCTCGACCGGCTGGACAGCTGGCTGACCGGCCGCGCCCCCGCACCGCGCGCCGCCCAGGCCGCCGAGCAGATACGCAAGGCGCTCGGTGACCCGGCATGGGCGACGGTACGCGGATGGCACCAGCGGGTCGTCGGGGACACCTCCACGGTGCTGGCGCACGGTGCGGCCGGCCTGGGCTCGCTGATCGCCGGCTCCGACGGTTCGGCGACGCTGCTGGCCGGCGAGGACCTGAGTGTCCTCCCCTGGTACGTCGACATCGGCTGGATCATCGGCGAACTCGTCGAACTCAAGTGGCAGTTGGGCGGCGACCCCGTCGCCTGGCAGGCCCACATCGACGCCCTGTGCGAGGGGTACGGCCGTGATCCGGGCGCCGACTGGCAGTGGCTCGCGGTACTGCGCATCATGCTGCACGTCCACGACATCGCCGCGTACCTCGACGAGCCCGTGGACAGCTTCCACCAGTACGCGGACTTCCTTCGCTTCCTCATCGGCCTGCGGGGAGCGGTGACATGA
- a CDS encoding flavoprotein, producing MVSTGSAYATSLPFWLDWLRASYTGLEVSVVLTGSARRFVTRQALAHRVAGDVLFDEWPEDEVHARHVALAEWAEALVVYPATLHYTARLALGLADSPSLLAAQCTRAPIAVAPALPPGGLDSPAFREHWSQLSARPNVVMVPPEQGRSLTTGRMEAWVPPTLPEVIERLEGRRVQLVDDHRVHPERKALL from the coding sequence ATGGTGAGCACCGGCTCCGCCTATGCGACCAGCCTGCCCTTCTGGCTCGACTGGCTGCGCGCCTCCTACACCGGCCTCGAAGTGTCCGTCGTTCTCACGGGCAGCGCCCGGCGCTTCGTCACCCGGCAGGCGCTCGCCCACCGGGTCGCCGGGGACGTCCTCTTCGACGAGTGGCCTGAGGACGAGGTGCACGCCCGCCATGTGGCGCTCGCCGAATGGGCCGAGGCGCTCGTCGTCTACCCGGCGACGCTCCACTACACGGCGCGCCTGGCCCTGGGCCTGGCCGACAGCCCCTCACTGCTCGCCGCCCAGTGCACCCGCGCACCGATCGCCGTGGCGCCCGCGCTGCCGCCCGGCGGTCTCGACAGTCCTGCGTTCCGTGAGCACTGGTCGCAGCTGTCGGCCCGTCCCAATGTGGTGATGGTGCCGCCCGAGCAGGGCCGCAGTCTCACCACCGGCCGTATGGAGGCATGGGTCCCACCGACCCTGCCGGAAGTGATCGAACGGCTCGAGGGCCGGCGCGTCCAGCTCGTCGACGACCACCGTGTCCACCCGGAAAGAAAGGCACTGCTGTGA